In Xiphophorus maculatus strain JP 163 A chromosome 18, X_maculatus-5.0-male, whole genome shotgun sequence, a single genomic region encodes these proteins:
- the LOC102235922 gene encoding X-linked retinitis pigmentosa GTPase regulator-like isoform X2, which translates to MAEEAEDEVPESGAVFTFGKSKFADDMPSVFWLKNDVPERIACGDEHSALVTGNGKLFMFGSNNWGQLGLGSKQTVQKPTCVKALKGEKVRLVACGRNHTLISTEQGHVFACGGNGEGQLGLGDCEERTAFQRVGFFQAHGPIKMLAAGSNTSAALTEGGKLFMWGENSEGQIGLGKRSQATRPLEVSVGRPVSWVSCGYYHSALVTVDGALFTFGERDSGKLGLRPERLARHRVPQRVESITEPVLQVACGGSHTVALTDGGGVYSFGLGQFGQLGLGTFVFESQLPRPVQRFQAGRPTRVTCGESHTAVLTESGLLYSFGDGRHGKLGLGDQNFTNHFHPAVVPRFLPLAVQAAACGGCHMVVLARPRGPGCSAITLEDAAFDFLGEPTATLQRSLSARVRRRERERSPEQFGPTAHSLPARTSGVLQMALPASGQPDQNQLDKNHGPVLLALSEPDQNQLSHRPVLNGTQHFGTDGVHQGQTGGDVESLTDCDGVRGLGETTDFLNLTHVMKMDPSDKTLSLSPLLKRKGCGGDS; encoded by the exons ATGGCAGAGGAGGCAGAAGACGAAGTACCCG AGTCTGGTGCAGTTTTCACGTTTGGAAAGAGTAAGTTTGCTGACGACATGCCCAGTGTGTTCTGGCTGAAGAACGACGTTCCTGAGAGGATCGCCTGTGGAGATGAGCACAGTGCCTTGGTCACAG gaAACGGGAAGCTCTTCATGTTCGGCAGCAACAACTGGGGCCAGCTGGGCCTGGGCTCCAAGCAGACGGTACAGAAGCCCACCTGTGTCAAAG CTCTGAAGGGTGAGAAGGTGCGGCTGGTGGCGTGCGGACGGAACCACACTTTGATCAGCACCG AGCAGGGACACGTGTTCGCCTGCGGCGGGAACGGCGAAGGCCAGCTGGGACTCGGCGACTGCGAGGAGCGGACCGCCTTCCAGAGGGTCGGCTTCTTCCAGGCGCACGGACCAATCAAGATGCTGGCTGCCGGGTCCAACACCTCCGCCGCCCTGACAG AGGGCGGGAAGCTGTTCATGTGGGGCGAGAACTCTGAGGGTCAGATTGGGCTGGGGAAGCGGAGCCAGGCGACCCGGCCGCTGGAGGTCAGCGTGGGCCGGCCGGTCAGCTGGGTGTCCTGCGGGTACTACCACTCCGCTCTGGTGACAG TGGACGGAGCGCTGTTCACCTTCGGGGAGCGGGACAGCGGGAAGCTGGGGCTGCGGCCGGAGCGGCTGGCCAGACACCGGGTCCCGCAGCGGGTGGAGAGCATCACGGAGCCGGTGCTGCAGGTGGCCTGTGGCGGCAGCCACACGGTGGCGCTAACAG acGGCGGCGGCGTCTACTCGTTTGGCCTGGGTCAGTTCGGCCAGCTGGGCCTTGGGACATTTGTGTTCGAGTCGCAGCTGCCACGCCCCGTCCAGCGCTTCCAGGCGGGCCGGCCAACCCGGGTGACCTGTGGAGAGAGCCACACTGCCGTTCTCAcag AGTCGGGGCTGCTGTACTCGTTTGGCGACGGCCGACACGGGAAGCTGGGCCTGGGCGACCAGAACTTCACCAACCATTTCCACCCAGCCGTGGTTCCCCGCTTCCTGCCGCTCGCCGTCCAGGCC GCGGCGTGCGGAGGTTGCCACATGGTGGTTCTGGCCCGGCCCAGAGGACCCGGCTGCTCCGCCATCACGCTGGAGGACGCCGCATTCGATTTCCTGGGGGAACCAACCGCCACACTGCAGCGCAGCCTCTCCGCCCGGGTCCGCCGCAGGGAACGG GAGCGATCCCCAGAGCAGTTTGGACCCACGGCCCACTCGCTGCCCGCCAGAACCTCGGGCGTCCTGCAGATGGCACTTCCTGCCTCGGGccaaccggaccagaaccaacTGGACAAGAACCATGGGCCGGTTCTGCTGGCTCTGTCcgaaccggaccagaaccagctgagCCACAGGCCAGTTCTCAACGGGACCCAGCACTTCGGCACAGACGGCGTTCATCAGG GGCAGACAGGGGGCGATGTGGAGAGCCTGACAGACTGCGACGGCGTGAGAGGACTGGGAGAAACCACTGACTTCCTGAACCTG ACTCATGTGATGAAGATGGATCCCAGCGACAAAACACTCAGCCTGTCTCCACTGTTGAAG AGGAAGG GATGCGGTGGAGACAGCTGA